In one window of Chryseobacterium phocaeense DNA:
- a CDS encoding OmpP1/FadL family transporter, translating into MSISAAFFAQAQDVSILRNTADVYSSTPMVGSSKFNAMAGANGALGGDANSLLTNPAGLGVAISGEVSGTLSIAGNKNKSTWAGSTIDYSKTNTDLGNVGGVIAFPLMSESGWKFINIGINFSNQSLDNYIESPGSSDVIKDFTDKSASFAGHAYNRYGNLSKTSFGVGANYNHSLYLGAGINFFNASIDQYDTAAFKSLSDGSIEYFDRQNTPMFERSSGFSATVGVIGKLSPNFRIGGAIETPTFWRIDRDYNFYEDPDYGDGTGTESRDLTTPLKATVSAAFVASKNFSLNVDYTLGLTRPKYKVITGAETELNNFFKDNYKNVSEVRIGAEYRVKQFRLRGGYSYVSNPFDALTVSQVNPDASTSDKSYNDMMLNNRNLASFGIGYDFRSFYIDASYQYVTSTYSNPFLRGINTGDPATDTAYYSANRIMSSDYFAVSEVKNNRNNFFITLGWKF; encoded by the coding sequence ATGAGTATTTCTGCTGCATTTTTTGCGCAGGCTCAGGATGTTTCTATATTGAGAAATACTGCAGATGTTTATTCCAGTACTCCAATGGTGGGTTCATCAAAATTTAATGCAATGGCCGGAGCTAACGGGGCATTAGGAGGTGATGCCAATTCCCTGCTTACCAACCCTGCAGGTCTGGGAGTGGCTATTTCGGGAGAAGTTTCCGGAACACTTTCTATTGCAGGAAATAAAAATAAAAGTACGTGGGCTGGTTCTACTATCGACTATAGTAAGACCAATACAGACCTAGGAAACGTGGGAGGTGTTATCGCTTTTCCTCTGATGTCTGAATCTGGATGGAAGTTTATTAATATCGGGATCAATTTTTCCAACCAGTCGCTGGATAATTATATAGAGTCTCCGGGAAGCAGTGATGTGATCAAAGATTTTACTGATAAAAGTGCCTCATTCGCAGGGCATGCCTATAACAGATATGGAAATCTGTCCAAGACAAGTTTTGGGGTAGGTGCGAACTATAACCACAGTTTATATCTTGGTGCCGGAATTAATTTTTTCAACGCCTCTATTGACCAGTATGATACGGCAGCTTTCAAATCCTTATCAGATGGTTCTATAGAATATTTTGACAGACAAAATACTCCTATGTTTGAAAGATCTTCCGGTTTTTCAGCCACAGTAGGGGTAATCGGAAAGCTGAGCCCTAATTTCAGAATCGGTGGTGCTATTGAAACCCCTACATTCTGGCGCATAGACAGAGATTATAATTTCTATGAAGATCCTGATTACGGAGACGGAACAGGTACGGAATCCAGGGACCTTACTACGCCGCTTAAAGCGACAGTAAGTGCGGCCTTTGTAGCCAGCAAAAACTTCTCTTTAAACGTAGATTATACATTAGGACTTACACGACCTAAATATAAAGTGATTACAGGTGCTGAAACCGAGCTGAACAATTTCTTTAAAGACAATTATAAAAATGTATCGGAAGTAAGAATCGGGGCAGAGTACAGGGTAAAGCAGTTCAGATTGAGAGGAGGTTATTCTTATGTTTCCAATCCTTTCGATGCTTTGACGGTAAGCCAGGTAAATCCTGACGCTTCCACATCTGACAAGTCATATAACGACATGATGCTTAACAACAGAAATCTAGCCTCATTCGGTATAGGATATGATTTCAGATCATTCTACATCGATGCATCTTACCAGTATGTAACATCTACCTACAGCAATCCGTTCCTTAGAGGAATCAATACCGGAGATCCTGCTACAGATACAGCTTACTATTCTGCCAACAGAATTATGTCATCTGATTACTTTGCAGTATCAGAAGTAAAAAATAACAGAAATAACTTCTTTATCACATTAGGCTGGAAGTTCTAA
- a CDS encoding OmpA family protein has product MSLNVIDLIKGQLGPALVSQAASQFGESESGISKAIGGMLPAVVGGLANNSDNPGVLDAISNAQSSGILGNLLGGASGNPVISNLLTSIFGDKISGIVNAIATYAGISNNSSSSLLNLVTGATVGSIGKYAADNNLDKSGISNLLSEQKGIVSSLLPAGLSLASLNIGDWAKGYKFDNDNDAIRTTASEEPKIEVTRSTTAAGTNPDRNNNDGGGSIWKWLLPLLLLIAAGYFLWKQCDKKQTTTTTTTTDSTGSTMDTAATTTPADTSASTTTAPATRTDENIDLNGVMLKGYKGGMEDQMITFLKSGNYKNAADDAALKDKWYDFDHVNFKMGSSTELEAGSQGQLDNLVAILKAFPDAKIKIGGYTDKTGNEAANVKLSKARAEFIKAALVKAGVGAQVLEAEGYGSKFAKVDATASDAERAADRKMAVRFAK; this is encoded by the coding sequence ATGTCTTTAAATGTCATTGATTTAATTAAAGGACAGTTAGGTCCCGCTTTGGTTTCACAAGCAGCTTCCCAGTTTGGAGAAAGTGAATCCGGTATCTCAAAAGCAATTGGAGGTATGCTTCCTGCTGTTGTAGGAGGATTAGCTAATAATTCCGATAACCCGGGTGTTCTGGATGCCATTTCCAATGCCCAGTCAAGTGGAATTTTAGGAAATTTATTAGGTGGTGCATCTGGCAACCCTGTAATTTCAAATCTGCTGACCTCTATTTTTGGAGACAAAATCAGCGGAATAGTAAATGCTATCGCTACGTATGCAGGAATCAGCAATAATTCTTCGAGTTCACTGCTGAATTTAGTAACAGGAGCTACGGTAGGTTCTATCGGAAAATATGCTGCTGATAATAATTTAGATAAATCAGGTATTTCAAATCTGCTGAGTGAGCAAAAAGGAATTGTTTCTTCGCTTCTGCCTGCCGGGCTTTCCCTTGCCTCCCTGAATATTGGTGACTGGGCTAAAGGTTACAAGTTTGACAATGATAATGATGCCATCAGAACAACAGCCAGCGAGGAGCCAAAAATAGAAGTAACAAGAAGTACTACAGCTGCAGGAACCAATCCTGACAGAAATAATAATGACGGCGGAGGTTCAATCTGGAAATGGTTGCTTCCGCTTTTACTTTTAATTGCTGCAGGGTATTTCCTTTGGAAGCAATGCGATAAAAAGCAGACCACCACTACCACTACAACTACTGATTCCACAGGATCAACAATGGATACAGCTGCTACCACAACTCCTGCGGACACTTCCGCTTCAACTACAACAGCACCGGCTACAAGAACAGATGAAAATATCGATCTTAACGGCGTGATGCTGAAAGGATATAAAGGAGGTATGGAAGATCAGATGATCACGTTCCTGAAATCCGGAAACTACAAAAATGCAGCTGATGATGCAGCATTGAAAGATAAGTGGTACGATTTTGACCATGTAAACTTTAAAATGGGAAGTTCTACTGAGCTGGAAGCAGGTTCTCAGGGACAGCTTGATAACCTGGTAGCCATCTTAAAAGCTTTCCCGGATGCTAAAATCAAAATCGGAGGATATACTGATAAAACAGGAAATGAGGCAGCCAACGTAAAACTATCCAAAGCGAGAGCTGAGTTCATTAAAGCAGCATTGGTAAAAGCCGGAGTTGGAGCTCAGGTTCTGGAAGCAGAAGGTTACGGAAGCAAATTTGCTAAAGTAGATGCTACAGCTTCTGATGCGGAAAGAGCTGCAGACAGAAAAATGGCAGTAAGATTTGCAAAATAG
- a CDS encoding class I SAM-dependent DNA methyltransferase has protein sequence MEWFESWFDTPYYHLLYSNRDYTEAENFITKLTEELQLPQSSKIIDLACGKGRHSVFLNKLGYDVLGLDLSRQSIEFDKQFETQTLLFNVHDMRNPIDADPMDAVFNLFTSFGYFDNETDDKKVFQSVYNVLKPGGYFVLDYLNEEYVRKKMVPETTITRGDIDFKILKKIEGRHIIKDIRFEADGKSFHFFEKVKLHTLEAIHSYATECGFERVKIWGDYQLNEFDREVSPRCINLFKKKA, from the coding sequence ATGGAATGGTTTGAATCTTGGTTTGATACACCTTATTATCATCTTTTGTACAGTAACAGAGACTATACGGAAGCCGAAAATTTCATTACAAAGCTTACTGAAGAGCTTCAGTTACCTCAGTCATCCAAGATTATTGATCTGGCGTGCGGAAAAGGAAGGCATTCTGTTTTCCTGAACAAATTAGGGTATGATGTATTGGGACTGGACCTTTCCAGACAGAGTATTGAATTCGATAAACAGTTTGAAACCCAAACGCTTCTTTTCAACGTTCATGATATGCGGAACCCTATTGATGCAGATCCAATGGACGCTGTATTCAATTTATTCACCAGCTTCGGGTATTTTGATAATGAAACGGATGATAAAAAGGTATTTCAATCCGTATACAATGTTTTAAAACCGGGCGGATATTTTGTCCTTGATTACCTGAACGAAGAATACGTCAGAAAAAAAATGGTTCCTGAAACAACGATCACGCGTGGTGATATTGATTTTAAGATCCTGAAAAAGATCGAAGGCAGACACATCATCAAAGATATCCGTTTTGAAGCAGACGGAAAGTCTTTCCACTTCTTTGAAAAAGTAAAACTTCATACACTGGAAGCTATTCATTCGTATGCTACGGAATGTGGCTTTGAAAGAGTGAAAATCTGGGGCGATTATCAGCTGAATGAATTTGACCGTGAAGTTTCGCCGCGTTGCATCAATTTATTTAAGAAAAAGGCATGA
- a CDS encoding ZIP family metal transporter produces the protein MITVILLILSVVTGVFLGKHFGKKEKLAKNLLVLSAGFLITICLNEVFPQVYTSQAGSSLGIFVIAGVLLQMILEALTKGFEHGHFHHHSEHNILPVALMVGLFIHAFIEGIPLANEKQQFSPYLLGIVFHNLPISFILGAFLFNRKKESKTSPYPSLLIVALFSLASPMGMLLGNYFDPDLQPYFLAIVGGIFLHISSVIIFESNKNHNIDWVKIGLVILGVSLALVMHLFHAHPAH, from the coding sequence ATGATAACGGTCATTTTACTGATTTTAAGCGTGGTAACCGGAGTTTTCCTCGGTAAGCATTTCGGGAAAAAAGAAAAGCTGGCCAAAAATCTTCTGGTGCTGAGTGCCGGATTCCTGATCACTATTTGTCTGAATGAAGTTTTCCCGCAGGTGTATACCTCACAGGCAGGAAGCAGTCTGGGAATTTTTGTGATTGCCGGTGTTCTGTTGCAGATGATTCTGGAAGCTCTGACCAAAGGTTTTGAACATGGGCATTTCCATCATCACAGCGAACATAATATTCTTCCTGTAGCACTGATGGTAGGTCTGTTCATCCATGCTTTTATAGAAGGAATTCCTTTGGCCAATGAAAAGCAGCAGTTTTCACCCTATCTTCTCGGAATTGTATTTCATAATCTCCCGATTTCGTTTATCCTGGGGGCATTTTTATTCAATAGAAAGAAAGAGTCTAAAACGTCACCCTACCCTTCACTTCTGATTGTGGCATTATTTTCCCTGGCTTCCCCCATGGGAATGCTGCTTGGAAATTATTTCGATCCGGACCTTCAGCCTTATTTCCTGGCTATTGTAGGAGGAATATTTTTGCATATTTCATCTGTAATCATTTTTGAGAGCAATAAAAATCATAATATCGACTGGGTAAAGATAGGGCTTGTGATTCTTGGGGTTTCTTTAGCCTTGGTTATGCATCTTTTCCATGCCCATCCTGCGCATTAA
- the proS gene encoding proline--tRNA ligase, whose amino-acid sequence MAKLTSRSEDYSKWYNELVVKADLAENSGVRGCMVIKPYGYAIWEKMRDEMDKRFKETGHVNAYFPLFVPKSLFEAEEKNAEGFAKECAVVTHYRLKTDPDNPHKLIVDPDAKLEEELIVRPTSEAIIWNTYKNWIQSYRDLPILINQWANVVRWEMRTRLFLRTAEFLWQEGHTAHATKDEAIEEAEKMNDVYADFAEKFMAIPVIQGLKTPSERFAGADETYCIEALMQDGKALQAGTSHFLGQNFAKAFDVKFTNKEGKIEHAWATSWGTSTRLMGALIMTHSDDLGLVLPPTLAPIQVVIVPIFKGEEQLAQISEVALDIQAKLKAKGISVKFDDDTHNKPGWKFAEYELKGVPVRIAMGPRDLENKSVEIARRDNLTKEVRSIEGLDSYIEELLKTIQKDIYEKAFNFRKDHITKVDTYEEFKNVLEEKGGFIYAHWDGTAEEEEQIKDETKATIRCIPLDDDIEEGISLISGKPSKRRVLFAKAY is encoded by the coding sequence ATGGCAAAATTAACCTCAAGAAGCGAAGATTACAGCAAATGGTATAATGAGTTGGTAGTAAAGGCTGACTTAGCTGAAAACTCTGGAGTGCGAGGATGCATGGTGATCAAACCATACGGCTATGCAATCTGGGAAAAAATGCGTGATGAAATGGACAAAAGGTTCAAAGAAACAGGTCACGTTAACGCTTATTTCCCGCTTTTTGTGCCCAAAAGCCTGTTTGAGGCAGAAGAAAAAAACGCAGAAGGTTTTGCTAAAGAATGTGCAGTAGTTACCCACTATAGATTAAAGACAGATCCGGACAATCCGCACAAACTGATTGTAGACCCGGATGCTAAACTGGAAGAAGAACTTATTGTACGTCCTACTTCCGAAGCCATTATCTGGAATACATACAAAAACTGGATTCAGTCTTACAGAGATCTTCCGATACTGATTAACCAGTGGGCTAACGTAGTCCGTTGGGAAATGAGAACCCGTCTTTTCCTGAGAACCGCAGAATTCTTATGGCAGGAAGGGCATACAGCCCATGCTACCAAAGATGAGGCGATAGAGGAAGCTGAAAAAATGAATGATGTTTATGCAGATTTCGCTGAGAAATTCATGGCCATTCCTGTAATCCAGGGATTAAAAACACCATCTGAAAGATTTGCAGGAGCTGATGAAACTTATTGTATTGAAGCATTGATGCAGGATGGAAAAGCACTTCAGGCCGGAACATCTCACTTCCTCGGGCAGAATTTCGCGAAAGCTTTTGACGTAAAATTCACCAATAAAGAAGGAAAGATTGAACATGCCTGGGCAACATCGTGGGGAACTTCTACCCGTTTAATGGGTGCCCTGATTATGACTCATTCTGATGATTTAGGATTGGTTCTTCCTCCTACGCTGGCCCCAATTCAGGTAGTGATTGTTCCTATCTTTAAAGGAGAAGAGCAATTGGCACAGATCAGTGAAGTGGCCCTTGACATTCAGGCTAAATTAAAAGCAAAAGGAATTTCTGTGAAATTCGATGATGATACGCACAACAAACCGGGATGGAAATTTGCAGAATACGAATTGAAAGGTGTTCCTGTAAGAATCGCCATGGGACCAAGAGATCTTGAAAACAAATCTGTTGAAATCGCAAGAAGAGATAATTTAACCAAAGAAGTTCGCTCTATAGAAGGTTTGGATTCTTACATCGAAGAATTACTGAAAACTATTCAGAAAGATATTTACGAAAAGGCATTTAACTTCAGAAAGGATCACATCACAAAAGTAGATACCTATGAAGAGTTTAAGAACGTTCTTGAGGAAAAAGGAGGTTTCATCTATGCACACTGGGACGGAACTGCTGAAGAGGAAGAGCAGATCAAGGATGAAACAAAGGCTACCATCAGATGTATTCCTTTGGATGACGACATTGAGGAAGGTATTTCCCTAATCAGTGGAAAACCGTCTAAAAGACGTGTATTGTTCGCAAAAGCATACTAA
- a CDS encoding prolyl-tRNA synthetase, with the protein MLKSKGILAISGGLLLVSCGAQMGGYTETDGVYYDPNKDTLPEGVIINDGGNRVGENYDYYQDSNVIQNAQTNSREQENRYNNWSDNNWSTNATDSDWGMYAGAETNYYDNSWGSPWGWYGGYSPYWGMNRGWGWGMGLSWGWGGSFGWGGSFGWGWGGSMGWGNPYWGYGYSPYWGGYYDPFWGGGYGYPYWGWNGGYWGNSYRTVYRRSGGGGFSNPGLSNAVYRTNTSRNNGFRNSGNGYQNSSNGFRSGSSNGGFRNSTTNGGFRNGSNGGYRTNNSNGGFRSGNGNYRPQQQSGGFRNSNSQTRPNYNSQPNYNNNNNGGFRSNDSGGFRSSGSSSGGFRGGSSGGGGGMRSGGGGGGFRGGR; encoded by the coding sequence ATGTTAAAATCCAAAGGGATTTTAGCCATATCGGGTGGATTACTGCTTGTGTCCTGTGGTGCTCAGATGGGAGGGTACACGGAGACTGACGGGGTGTACTATGACCCCAATAAAGATACGCTGCCGGAAGGAGTAATCATCAATGATGGCGGAAACAGGGTTGGAGAAAATTACGACTACTATCAGGATTCCAACGTGATTCAGAATGCACAGACGAATTCAAGAGAGCAGGAAAACAGATATAATAACTGGAGCGACAATAACTGGAGTACAAATGCTACCGATTCAGACTGGGGTATGTATGCCGGAGCTGAGACTAACTATTACGACAATTCCTGGGGATCTCCATGGGGATGGTATGGTGGTTATAGCCCGTACTGGGGTATGAACCGCGGCTGGGGCTGGGGTATGGGATTATCCTGGGGCTGGGGCGGATCTTTCGGTTGGGGTGGATCATTCGGCTGGGGCTGGGGAGGCTCTATGGGCTGGGGAAATCCTTACTGGGGATATGGCTATTCTCCTTATTGGGGAGGATATTATGACCCATTCTGGGGCGGTGGTTACGGTTACCCATATTGGGGCTGGAACGGCGGTTACTGGGGTAATAGCTACAGAACAGTGTACAGAAGAAGCGGCGGCGGCGGATTCAGCAATCCTGGTTTAAGCAATGCAGTATACAGAACGAATACCTCCAGAAACAACGGTTTCAGAAACAGCGGAAACGGTTACCAGAATTCATCTAATGGCTTCAGAAGCGGAAGCAGCAATGGCGGTTTCAGGAACAGTACTACCAACGGTGGTTTCAGAAACGGATCTAACGGTGGATACAGAACCAATAATTCCAACGGAGGTTTCAGAAGTGGAAACGGAAATTACAGACCACAACAACAGTCGGGAGGATTCCGTAATTCAAATTCTCAGACAAGACCAAATTATAATTCTCAACCGAACTATAACAACAATAACAATGGTGGTTTCAGATCCAATGACAGCGGAGGATTCAGATCCAGCGGAAGCTCTTCAGGAGGCTTCAGAGGTGGTTCTTCCGGTGGCGGCGGCGGTATGAGATCTGGCGGCGGAGGCGGTGGCTTCAGAGGCGGCAGATAA